The Bacteroidota bacterium sequence TACCGGAGCCAGCATCAGAATATCTCCAGGATCCGGCATATTGGGATCGCTTGGAACCGCCAAATCCGTACGCTTATAATTCGCCATTTGTATTCCGTTCTTGTTCTTTAATCCGGCTCCTGTAGGATAAACAGCTAATGCATTTTTCCTTTAGCAGCTCTCACCCATTCTTCTTCATTGGGAAGCCGTATTTTGACATTTTTATATTTTCTATCGGGAAAACTGTTGTACTTCTCAGTAAGCCATTCGCAAAACAAAACAGCTCCTTCATAAGAAATATTCACCACAGGAAAATCATCGTATTTTTATCCCGATGATAAAATTTGGCGAATGGCGCAATATATACCGGTGGCTTTAGCCAATTCGTAGAATCCACAGAAGCAATTTTCAAGTCCTCCTTTTTCCTGTTCTTTGATAAATCTGAAAGGAATTGATTATACAACCAATTGCTAACCTCAAACTTACCGACCAATAAGGTTTCAGAAATTTTACTTACAGACTTCTCAATATAAACAGCATCCAACACTTGTTTATCCTTCTGAGCGGAAACCGATGTGAAAACAATGAATAAAAATGAGAATATGAGAGTTTTTGAATCATCGGCCGGGGATACCAGATTTATTGCGTTGATGTCAGAAACAGGACACTTATAGCAAACATAAGAAAGTACATGAAATTTCAAACTCTTTTGAAAACTATTTTCTTAACATAGTTTATAAACAGTCAGAAATAGCATTCCCCGCCGGCTAATCATCTGACCTGATCATTCATGCAGATAAGGCTCCTGATCGAAAATCATTTGTCTGATGTTCTCCAAAACTCTTTTCATATAAATTCTCCAGAAAGTTTTTGCGAATATCCAATTCAGTGGATAGAGCAATACAACATCTGAATGCAATGTATAGGTGTATTCAACAAGAATTTTATTCTCCCCCTGTTCTGTCGTTTTCCATTCTCCAACAAACTTTGAAAACCCAAGCATCCATGATTGAAATTCACTCACTTCAATTTTCCAGTATTGATCATTTATCCGCACTAGCACCTTATCGACAGAAGCCCATCCGCCCTTTTGAGTCCATGATTTTGCCACAAACACCTTTTTACTTGAGCCAGGCTTGCCCCAGTTTTCATCACCGGTGCAATGTGTAACTTTTGGCATAATTCCAAATCCAGTGTGGATTTTTGACACATCACAAAGCATTGGTGTTTTAAAAGCTCTTTCCAAAGAACAATTATAAATAGCATTTACCTTAACTATTAATGCATTGAATTTGATTTTAATATCCTGAAAATGAAATTAAAATTGAGAACACCAATACTAACAATGCTATTTTTAGGGAATGCACTAAAACTACTAATACTGTTTTGGGTTCTTGATATCTATTTTGAATTTATATCCACAATCGAAGCATTTGCATCTTTTAAAATTATAGGGATCCGGTCGCCTGACAACAAAAACGGAGAAAAAATAATCGTTCCAACTCAGGTAGAGCTTACTCGTATTCTCAGAACCACATGCGGACATTTTTGTTTCTTTTCTTCCATAGTCTTGAGCTCATTAGCATTTCTTCAAACACAAACAAAATTATACTTCCCAATGATCCAAAAATATTTAATATGCATATTACACCCATCTCCTTACCTTTTTACAATAATGCTCATACTCTGCGCCAAAATCCTTCTTCAAACGAGGCTCTTCGAAGAAAAGAATGAACAAGTGAAAATCAAAAATATTACTATTGAATAAACTCCCAGCCGTCCAGACTGAAAAAAGACAGCTTCTCCGACAAGCATCG is a genomic window containing:
- a CDS encoding SUMF1/EgtB/PvdO family nonheme iron enzyme; the encoded protein is MVNISYEGAVLFCEWLTEKYNSFPDRKYKNVKIRLPNEEEWVRAAKGKMH